Part of the Triticum urartu cultivar G1812 chromosome 2, Tu2.1, whole genome shotgun sequence genome, tgataaagaattatatgctcttgttcggaccttagaaacatggcaacattatttatggcccaaggaatttgttatacattctgatcatgaatctttgaaacacattaaaagtcaagcaaaactgaaccgtagacatgctaaatgggttgaattcattgagactttcccttatgtcattaaacacaagaagggtaaagaaaatgttattgctgatgccttgtctcgtcgttatactatgctttcacaacttgactttaaaatatttggtttggagaccatcaagagatcaatatgttaatgatgctgaatttaaagatgtattgcagaattgtaaggaagggagaacttggaacaagttcgttcttaacgatggatttgtgtttcgtgctaacaagctatgcattccagctagctccgttcgtcttttgttgttgcaggaggcgcatggaggaggattaatgggacactttggcgtcaagaagacggaggatatacttgctacacatttcttttggccaaagatgagacgggatgttgagcgttttgttgctcgctgcactacatgtcaaagagctaagtcacgactcaatcctcatggtttatatatgcctttgcctgtacctagtgttccttgggaggatatatctatggactttgttttaggtttacctcgaacaaagaaggggagggatagcatatttgttgtcgtggataggttctcgaaaatggcacactttataccatgtcataaaagcgatgatgctgttaatgttgctgatttgttctttcgtgaaattattcgcttacatggtgtgccaaatactattgtttcagatcgtgatactaaatttcttagccacttttggagatgtttatgggctaagttggggactaagctgctttttagtactacttgtcacccccaaactgatggacaaactgaagtagtcaatagaacattgtctactatgcttagggctgttttgaagaataacaagaaaatgtgggaagaatgcttgcctcatattgaatttgcttataatcgttcattgcattctactactaagatgtgcccttttgaaattgtgtatggtttcctacctcgtgcacctattgatttgttgcctcttccatcttcggagaaggttaattttgatgctaaagaacgttctgaattgattttaaaaatgcatgagttaactaaggaaaacattgagcgtatgaatgctaaatataaacttgctggagataagggtagaaaacatgttgtgtttgcacctggagatcttgtttggttacatttgcgtaaagatagatttcctaatctgcgcaaatcaaagctaatgccacgtgctgatggtccttttaaggttttagagaaaataaatgataatgcatataaacttgagctacctgcagattttggggttagtcccacttttaacattgcagatttgaagccttatttgggtgaggaagatgagcttccgtcgaggacgacttcatttcaagaaggggaggatgatgaggacatcaataccattgttacacccacagcccctacttacatatactggaccaattactagagctcgcgcacgccaattaaattaccaggtactttcgtttcttggtaatgattctaatgttcatgagattatgatgctgcctaaattggatacatttgttttgcttacaaatgaaggtcctagcttggagaaggatgaacattggagcaagaacacgaatggagttgatggcatgcgcaaggggatcaagaacggagttacaagtgatcatttcaggactttgaagccgccataaggagtgcatgaagccttggacgaaatatacaagatgccacttcataatattcgtccataggctattctaggtgctgcgtcaccttattaatgggccaggcccatgtaatttcgaaatacttaagtataggctatttttagagtccgtatgtgtggggaaacaagagttagggttggtttcggaccccaccctcaagggccacgaaattcccctctcttcctccatatatacagcccttagggcgtcgtttagacttgggttttgtttagattaaaagttcgccatagctgcaacttcgcgtacttcgtttgtgtccaacgaccagaccaagacgtcacagaaccccaccttgatcaataaagctttcatcttatattcgcaatatctagattgcaatctcagctcttgcttgttcttcgtttgctcgcaggaaacaggccctcgtggtcaggttgatcgtgctccggcgtggtcaataacccctcggaagttggtatagcgattgctaaggcgcgacgtctcgcacgttcgtagtcggatcgtcaaggtcgactcccacagaaaacgatagccaccatctcatcgaaacatcgggacacctttgcctctatcaataTTGGACCCCCTCCACATTCTTTTTCTAATTAAAATCTGTAAACTATTTTTTTGTTAATTTAATTTGAGCTTCCGTTGTGGAAACTTGTTGAACAGGAGGAACTTTTGTAACTTCCCGGTCTgtgcacttgaacttctagcaacaaaatTTTTGGACTTCGCCTTTTTACTCCTATTGAACTACTCTGTTTTTTAAAATTAAACTTCATGGTTTTAATCTTTAGTGTTGGGGAAAATCTAAGACTTTTATGAACATCAAACAACTTCATTTTTGAAATTAGGACTTTTTGCTCTTATTCATTTGTATAGGGGAAAAGGCCTTGTTATGTAATAAACATCGAACTACTCacttatttaaatttgaactttcATATCTTTTTAGACTTTGACTTTTTATTCCTTTTTTCGTATATGAAACAAACTCCATGTAGGACGAACTATTTTCAGAATAAGAATATTTATACACCTTGGAAAGTTGTTGAATAGGAGGAACTTTTTAATGTAGAGCATTTTTGTTTCAAATTTGTAATggattgagagaattattttaattCACAAAACAACATTTTTTGTTCATTTTTGCACTTGTAAATACACGCTGAACCTCTCTCGCGAGTATTTTTGAACTTCCCTGGCCAAGCACTTGAACTTCTCGCAACAAATTatcctttttattcttttttcttatATGAAAACACACACCATGGAGTGCTTCGACTTCTGGTTGTTTTCGAATTGAACATCTAAAGCACTCATCGAATTTGAGCAAATGATATCAATAAAATACTATTAGAAAGCATTTTTTACAAAATCATGACGGGTTACGAGCATCTTTTTTGAACACGCTAAAACTTGTTTTGAAAAATAAACACAGAACATTCAAATTATATTATGTGGATAACGCGTATGACATACCGTTGGAAAACTTATGTTTTAAAACGATTTTTCATGtagaattttttttcaaattcgttaCCATTTATGAGTAGTTTTTAAAATGCCAAAAATGGTATCGATGTTTTTAACATGTAAATCTGAGTTTTTTTTGTAAACTAAGCACTTGTCTATTATTTTCATTTGAACCTCTTAGTTATATTATGATAGAGGAAAAATATTGATTTTTCTAAGAAAACATCGAACAATTTTTTTAATTGAATTAAATATATTTTTTCTAGAAACAAGAAGAATCTGAGCTTTTTGTATACATCTAGTTGCTCCATTATTTTAATTTGAAGTTCTTGGTTTTATTCTCTAGTAACGATGAACATTTGAGTTTTCAAAAATGCCAAAAATGACGTTCTTTGAACATGTAAATCCTAGGGTTTAATGTACTTTGAACTTCcgtgttattttaatttgaacttcacATTTTTATTTTTGGAGTAAAGAATTGTTTTCAATTTTTAAATAAATATTAAATTTGattatttttaaaatttgaacttcAAAGTTGATTCTTTTAAAAACGGGGGATGTTTGAGTTTTATAAACATGGTAAAATCCAAGGTTTCTTAATAAACATCGAACAATTTCGTTATTTTTGTTTGAGCTTCTAGCTTTCTAAAACATTGGAGAATTCTTTTTTAAAACTTTTTTAGTGGTTCCTATTATTTTAATTTTAACTTCTTCATTTTATTTTTTACTAAGGAGGGAAAAACATGACTTTTTTTGTAATCATTTATAAATATTTTATAAAACTTTGAACTTCACTATTATTTTGATTTGAACTTCTTATAGAAAGTTATGGTTTCTAGATTAgcaaacattttttttcaaaattaaaCTTCATATCTTTCATTTTTCCTAGAAAAAAGGAAAGATTTTGAGTGTTCCGTGTACATCGAACTACTCCGTTATTTTAATTTGAAATTCTCgattttattctttagtaacaaGGAAAATCTGAGTTTATGACAAATATCGAACTGCTCTATTTTGGTAATTTGGCCTTCTTGATTTATTTCTTTTAGCAATAGAAAAATCATAGTTCTGTAATTTACATGTCCGTCATTTTTTCGATTTCATTTACTTCACATTTTTTTGCTCGTGAACCTCCCATTTTCTCTTTTTGAACTTCTTTTTTTGGGGTCCGGAATCTCCATGTGCCATCCTAAACTTCTAGTGTACTTTTGTAGTTTCTTTTTTGTAAACTTCTGTTGGTTTGTTTTTTTTGTTGTCGTTTTTCTGGATATGTAAAAGCAGTTTTTGTTCTGTAAATTTCATCATTCTACACAAAAGTTTCTCCAAAATGGATGTGCATACGGAGTTGTGGGTTCAGGCCCCAAGACCTCTCTAAACAATGTGTGGCACCATACAAAAAGGTGTAGTATCATGTCGCCTTCTTGTCCTCTTCCCCTAGCATTTTTCTAACAAATCAACGACACGAATTCAAATTTCTGGGTACCATTACGTACGTTTCAGTAACAAGAATGGGTGCCATTACATATGTTTCAGTAACAAGAAACCGTAAAAACATAAACTATGCCTTGACTGTACATGGATGACACGGGACACAACACTACCAAACCTAGGAAATGTTAGGCAAATCCCCTCTGATAAATAGACAAATGTGCTTATCTCTAGCCTCCAGTAGAAATAGAAACCAAGGTGCAGCGTACACCGTATTTCATCATCACTCTCATTTTTAGTCGTGCTTCCTGTCCCTGCTACCTCCGTCTCGTACTTCGTCAATCCTTGTGGCCGGCGACCTCGAACGGTCCCTTGACGACCTTCTCGACCCGCCAGGCAAACGGCTCCGCGGTGCCACAGAGAGCGCTGGCCTGCATGCATACAACATTCAAATGAGATACCATCTTAAATGGTTGGTACAAACCAAAAGCTACCTCTGAAAATCAAGACATGGCATCAAGATGTAAGAAGAAAAGTAGAAGCAGTTCCTCCCATCATAGTGCTGGACTACAGGCTTGCCCCTCCCGTTGCAGACAACATCAATTTGGAGAAGATTCAAGCATGAAGTTCGTGCTTAGGCCTCGGGCAGGTCGCCGCTTAGGCTTTGGCAGGTCGCCGACAGCACGAGAGGAGTGGTCATCGTGGTGACGCACAAGAGGAAAGGCGGGATCCAACGCGAACTTACTGCTGCTGCCAGGATTAGTCTTCGACAGCGGTGTCGTGCAAGGATGCCGGCCTACTAGCGACGCACGAGAGGAGAGGCGGGATCCAATGCGAACTTCTCGCAGGGGGCTAGTGTGGAGGTCCGGCCGCTGGAGGGTCGTCGGGCATGGGAGGGCACCGGAAGGCGCGTTGGAACAGGTGGCGGGCGGCCGGAGGCGCGGCGGGGAGCCGCGGCGGGAAGCGTGTTGGGCCATGGGGGCCGGCGGCAGGAGGCCTGGTGGCGTGGGTCCCCACAGGGAGGAGGCTCCGTGAGGGGGCAGCGGGGTTACTCATCTTCAGTCGGGGATCCCGACGGCGGCCGGCGGGATCAGAGCTTGCGGCGGCGCCCAAGATCCATGGCCAGCGGGATCCACGGCCGGCGATGGCGCTGGGTGTCGGAACCGTCCTGGGGAATGATGGCTACTCATTGAGACGGCAAGGAGTGGCCAGGGCGTCATCACGCGGTGGGGCGGGAGGAGAAGAGGGTGGCCACGGTAGCGGCGCCATGGGACGGTCGGCGGCGGGCGCCGGACACGGGCAAGGAGTGGAAGGAGTATAAGCCAGGCGCGCGACGGCGGAGGTCACCGACGATGGGATCCAGGCTGGTTGGGAATCGGGGAAGGTGGGAGGACGAGCGGTACGTGGTCGTAGGGTGTCGTGGGCAGGCTCTTTTTTTTTCTGTGTGTTATTAGTTCGGGAACATCTGTGGAAGCCTATATATAGAGCCGATCGTAATCCAAATAGTTATTCTTAATAGTGctaccatatatatatatatatatatatatatatatatatatatatatttaatgAATGTCGAGCCACACTCATTTAGTCTCTCTATCTAtttatgtctcgattgacctcgctttctcacgcCGTCTCTTCACATATTGAAGCTACCTCCCCATCCCTCGAagagccggagctatttacattgcaaGGGGGACTCCACCCTTGGATTAACTTGTGAAGGCATTTATTCCGGttggtttagattatatttttgCAGCATTTGGAcaacaactactccaaacaccgttgcaacccccgcccctcccccaattgatttccctctggcttgGTCACCGCTCCCTCGCACGCCCTTTCTCACCTTCCATGGCGCACCATGGTATTTTTGCAAAAAACTCTGGTGTTTTCTTTAATAATTACAAATAAGCAACAAGCTACACACCAGGAGTTCACCTGTAATGAACAAATTTCGACCCagaaattaaagtgctacaaactacacacctaGGGGACCACCTGTCATggaacaaatttggacccatatgtGAATTAAAAACGAAAAGTGACGAGGATCGAACATGTGACCAGGGCCTTCCAGATGCACATCAATAGGCAACATATAGCAACGTTTGTTGTACTCCCCGTTGTTGATATAtcgtttttatattaccacatcCTATTTAATGGATAATATGtttttatattagttttagtAGATTAGTGGGACCGGCTCATGAGCCCATACTATTCCCTTTCACTTGCTGGTGGGTCCCATGTCTCCTCtttctctctctcctccccttctatGTTTATTAGACGCATGGACAAACACGAAGAACATGCGGGTAGTGTTGCCGTTGACCGTATCTAGACTCATCCACAAGttacggcaccagtttcacgtactagtaGTACTATATTTAAGAACTTTAGGATCAAAAGTGACCATGATGGACAAGTTAGGATAGTAGTAGTACTATTTATCTACTAATGCATGGATACATTTTTATATTTATGAATTTTTATTATTAATTTGATatggctctagcagaacattcaatcgatcaaaccataggTTTCATTCACTCTGACTGCAACTTTTTCATTCATACCACAATTGAACTAAAATAAACGAAAATGATAAATCCCAAACGTTTGGATTTTAAGAATGGCAATTCGAACGTTTTTCAAGGCAAATTTAGATGACGCGTCGGCGGCAGAGGCGTCTTGCGGCTAGAAGCAgctcctctgccgtgctctgtGTTTTGTCGGGCCACTGACCAGCGGCGACGGTGGCGTCTTGCCCCCTTGTTGGCGCACTCCTAGACATCGGCCCTAGATTCAAGGAAGGCCAgaatgttctggacttcggtcTCCAGGAGCCAGTCAACTAGCGGGTGGCGGCGAATGACGTTGGTGCAAGGAAACAGTCGACGACGGTGATCCATGCCGCTGATGGGGGCACTGGCACCGGTGTGGGGACATGCGCTGGCAACAGCGCGACAGAGttcgtgtgcacgggcaccggcacgggcgcgcgtgttagtgcacgcgcaggcgcatcCGCTGGAAGGTGCACGGGTGTGTGAAAGTTAGTGGACacctcgtggaaccccgtggCTTCAAGCTTGGCCACAATGTGCAGCTCCCAGCCCAacaatgccacggggatgggtgctggcgcagtcggggcgacgggagcgGGGATAGGTGCAGCGTCTTCCCACAAGGCATGTTCAAGCTCATCCCAAAGTCCTTATGTTCGTGAGACATCGGCTGGGTGTATTCCTCGGCAAACTGGAAGACCAAGGGCAGCCCATcatgatgcggcatggcgtacagtgcggtcaggctggttggaggtagacgacaagAGAATCAGTgaggaagagagaagattgtAGCGAGATCGGAGAGTGAGGCGGTGATTTAAACTGCGGCGCCGGCACCATAAAAAGTGGTGGTAGTTGGGATGAAGGTGTGCtgcggagcctggtcaaagggctcgcctctcAGTGAGCATGCACAGCGGCCTGGTCGCATGCCTCCCGGTGAGGTTGCACAGCGGCCTGGTCACACGCCTCCCGGTCAACCGACGCAGCGGTCTGATCGCAtgcctcccgtcgactcacactGAAAGTGCACCTAATCCCCaagtggttttggtaattcataataACATATAGCTCATACAACTAATATCTattcaagataaatattttaggAAGTTCAATGAAtcgcatggcatggactagagatgtggatccctcaaaatgctaaggacataTGTTGGCAAAAGCTCAGGACTCTCCATctttattttagtgatccaagatcacattgagtccataggaaagccaatactattaaaaggggacgaggcgttgcttaatggcttgcttgctcaaattCTTAGTGAAATTGCtacaaaaccctcaaccactttctccaTCCAAATATGTCAAAACCCTAAACACCAACTCGTCCCCactgattctttctatccggcgccatcgagttcaTATGGCATTGCCACAGCCAGAAATCCTAACAGTTCGGTCTCACCAAtacggatctcggtctcaccgagatggccttgccaACTCACTGTGACTTGTTGCATTTATTTCGGTTTCACCGAAATTGCAATCAGTCTCACCAAGATGGCTTGACCAAATCTCTGTTGCCTTATTGCTTcactttggtctcaccgagttgatgcAATTGGCACCACGGAGATGTGGTTTGACCTAATACCTAGCACATCGGCCCAACCGAGTTGTTCCAGTCGGTCCGACTGAGATTCCTAACGTCCACATTTTGAACTAATCGGTGCCCCCAAGTTTATATATACACCTCCAACCTCTTCTCCATATGttagagagccatcagaatgtgcctacagttccaccatacattttctgagagaggaCCACCTGCTGATGTGTTGATATCAAGATATACAAATCCTACCACAAGAATCTTtatttctagccttccccaagttgctttccactcaaatcatctttccatcatatccaaatctgtgagagagagttgagtgttggggagactatcatttgaagaacaagagcaaggagttcatcatcaacacaccatctattaccttttggagagtggtggcTCCTAGATTTGTTAGATGTCGCTTGGGAGACTTTATCAAGATGTGGAGTTGAagcaagaagtttgtaagggcaaggagatcgcatacttcatgaagatctacccaagtgaggcaagtccttcatgggcaatggccatggtaggatagacaaggttgctacttcgtggacccttagtgggtggagccctccgtggactcgcgcatccgttacccttcgtgggttgaagtctccatcaatgtggatgtaagatagcaccacctatcggaaccacgccaaaaatctctgtgtctacattgcgtttgccaCTCCAAActcttccctttaccttcatatgcaatgttttacttttTGCTGCTATAGTCTTAGAAttgcatgtataggttggttgCTAGACTTGTGCAAATTGCTAAAATCTGCACACAACCAAAATTGGGAAAGGTTAGATTTTTATTTAGTCAAGTAGTCCTATCACCCCCCttctagacatacttccgatcctacaagtggtatcagagctttggtctccatttgccttgatttccgtATCTTCGGTGATCATAgacttggtttcacaacctaggagagtatggcatctagtgagggaaattaccaccgtagaagTCCTTACTTCGATGGTACAAACTTTGCTAGCTGGAACCATAAGATGAAAATGTATATTCTTGGTCATAACCCCGCCGTTCGGGTTGTTGTGGCTTGCAAGGTGATTTCTATGAGGTTGGAAAAGTACCGGATCGTGAAGCGACAACGGAAGAAATGAAGATGTTGCAATAAAATGGTCAAGCTTGCGATgttctcttcaatggattgtgcctcgaagaattcaacaaaatcagtcgccttgagaatgcaaaggaaatttggatactttggttgatatgcacgaaggtacccagtccatcaaggaatcctagttggatgtgcttcaaagtcaacttcaCAAGTTCAAGATAAAGGATGGTGAAGGAgtcgccgaaatgtactctaggcttgctctcatcacaaatgagatttccggcttaggaagtgaagagacgaccggcaaattcatcatcaagaagatcctaagagccttggatggaaaatatgataccgtgtgcacctTGATCcgaatgatgcccaattacaaagaccTCAAGACCACGgaagtcattggtagaattgttgctcatgagatgtcactcaaggataaggaagagttccacaacaagtcaagtggtgcttacaaagcttcAAGTGATGCTCCTACAACATCAAGTGAGAAGCAAGTCTcaaatgaagaattgagcttaatggtgaagaacttcaacaagttctacaaaaatagaagcaaagagagaagctcgaagtcaaggtcctacaatgacaaaagatctttgAGTCGTGATCGTAATTGCTACAATGGTGGAAGACCTGGaaactattccaat contains:
- the LOC125541476 gene encoding uncharacterized protein LOC125541476, with the translated sequence MAQHASRRGSPPRLRPPATCSNAPSGALPCPTTLQRPDLHTSPLREVRIGSRLSSRASLVGRHPCTTPLSKTNPGSSSQRSLWHRGAVCLAGREGRQGTVRGRRPQGLTKYETEVAGTGSTTKNESDDEIRCTLHLGFYFYWRLEISTFVYLSEGICLTFPRFGSVVSRVIHVQSRHSLCFYGFLLLKHM